From Coccinella septempunctata chromosome 4, icCocSept1.1, whole genome shotgun sequence, a single genomic window includes:
- the LOC123312108 gene encoding uncharacterized protein LOC123312108: protein MDIKKLRSPFKSIYDIYDVLKLWNTFLGVACFSTTEGIDGRKIYFYDKGDNILPAVVSAISFTSFSMVFFQRFYQMDTEVDDLIFKGSYFFICSGAILCRFTFVRRMDRFLNAHTLIEEVDAMLRKRGIDVNYEDSRAMAKTIMKYTFCTTFVIYLNYADQKVAEDTRLDHFIFVFLGISFSIATILMEVAYLSQMAIIIRQRLKQLGIHLVKLRKTRNSKLVEQELQMIATVHLKLCKSWGLSADVLGPAIICLHGVFYLYCFFPLILFDYILPRMKYEMAPMLILLFLIMSKILSLLAKLKEEGNKLKKTVIEFNLDEGINEPIIGKMCKTLLLQMEHIEISNVFNGFFVVDAEALLAGIKSCSTYMMFFLQLNNSNMF from the exons ATGGATATCAAGAAGCTGAGGTCTCCTTTCAAAAGTATCTACGATATTTATGATGTTTTGAAGCTGTGGAATACATTTCTGGGAGTTGCATGCTTCAGCACTACTGAAGGAATAGATggtagaaaaatatatttttatgataaaggAGATAATATCTTACCTGcag TCGTGAGTGCCATATCCTTCACATCATTCTCTATGGTTTTCTTTCAACGATTCTATCAAATGGATACGGAGGTGGATGACCTGATCTTCAAGGGCTCGTATTTTTTCATCTGCTCCGGAGCAATATTGTGCCGTTTCACATTCGTCCGAAGAATGGATAGATTCTTGAACGCTCATACTCTCATAGAGGAAGTTGACGCTATGTTGAGGAAAAGGGGAATAGATGTGAACTACGAAGATAGCAGAGCAATGGCGAAGACAATCATGAAATACACTTTCTGCACCACTTTCGTTATATACCTTAATTATGCTGATCAAAAAGTAGCTGAGGATACTAGATTGGATCATTTTATATTTGTATTTCTCGGAATTTCATTCAGTATCGCTACCATCTTGATGGAAGTCGCTTATCTCTCACAAATGGCTATAATTATTCGGCAGAGATTAAAACAGTTAGGCATACACTTAG tgaaattgagaaaaacaaGAAATAGTAAATTGGTTGAACAGGAACTTCAAATGATCGCGACAGTGCATCTGAAACTGTGCAAGTCATGGGGATTAAGTGCAGATGTTCTTGGACCAGCTATAATCTGTCTACATGGTGTCTTTTACCTTTATTGTTTTTTTCCCCTAATTTTGTTCGATTACATTCTTCCTCGTATGAAGTACGAAATGGCACCCATGTTAATTCTGCTGTTCCTCATAATGTCGAAAATACTGAGTTTACTCGCTAAACTCAAAGAGGAG GGAAACAAATTGAAGAAAACTGTGATCGAATTCAACTTGGATGAAGGAATTAATGAACCTATTATTGGAAAAATG TGTAAAACTCTTCTGCTGCAGATGGAACATATCGAGATATCAAATGTTTTCAACGGATTTTTTGTGGTAGATGCAGAAGCTCTACTTGCT ggaaTAAAGTCTTGTTCGACCTACATgatgttttttcttcaattgaaCAATTCGAATATGTTCTAA